A single Candidatus Dormiibacterota bacterium DNA region contains:
- a CDS encoding hydrophobic protein yields MVPLLLVLLLVAILFGAGAAVHALWWVAVIALALWVVGFVARPSGGGGRWYYW; encoded by the coding sequence ATGGTTCCGCTGTTGCTCGTCCTGCTGCTGGTGGCCATCCTGTTCGGGGCCGGTGCCGCCGTGCATGCCCTGTGGTGGGTGGCAGTCATCGCCCTCGCCCTCTGGGTCGTCGGCTTCGTCGCCCGTCCGTCCGGCGGTGGTGGCCGCTGGTACTACTGGTAG
- a CDS encoding ferritin-like domain-containing protein gives MSTRAYTLPVDQTRWEIPGGNVTVFNWEYDEGRDKLLNLYEKGKKLQWNAQERIDWSHQPDLGNPLQAPEQFVPIYGSPIWNAMDGKARAEVCHHGAAWQFSQFLHGEQGALICASKIVQTVPDIDSKFYAATQVMDEARHVEAYSRYLHEKLQLAYPINPHLKALLNDVISDSRWDMTYLGMQVLIEGLALAAFGLIRDVAQDPLGRSVVAYVMQDEARHVAFGRLSLRDFYPQLTQKERDEREEFCIEACYLMRDRFQAEEVWANLGLDVDECVRYLENSESNRMFTSLLFTRIVPMIKDIGLWGPRINNAFADMGVAGYQTIDLEQVMAADERTADEIDEERLAQVQETIAVGESAA, from the coding sequence ATGAGCACCCGCGCCTACACGCTCCCGGTCGACCAGACCCGGTGGGAGATCCCCGGCGGCAACGTCACCGTCTTCAACTGGGAGTACGACGAGGGCCGCGACAAGCTGCTCAACCTCTACGAGAAGGGAAAGAAGCTGCAGTGGAACGCCCAGGAGCGGATCGACTGGTCGCACCAGCCCGACCTCGGCAACCCGCTGCAGGCTCCCGAGCAGTTCGTGCCCATCTACGGGTCGCCGATCTGGAACGCGATGGACGGGAAGGCGCGCGCGGAGGTCTGCCACCACGGCGCCGCGTGGCAGTTCTCCCAGTTCCTCCACGGTGAGCAGGGGGCGCTGATCTGCGCCTCCAAGATCGTCCAGACCGTACCCGACATCGACAGCAAGTTCTATGCGGCCACCCAGGTGATGGACGAGGCCCGACACGTCGAGGCCTACTCGCGCTACCTGCACGAGAAGCTGCAGCTCGCCTATCCCATCAACCCCCACCTCAAGGCGCTGCTGAACGACGTCATCAGCGACAGCCGCTGGGACATGACCTACCTGGGCATGCAGGTGCTCATCGAGGGCCTGGCGCTGGCCGCCTTCGGCCTCATCCGCGACGTCGCCCAGGACCCGCTCGGCCGCTCCGTGGTCGCCTACGTGATGCAGGACGAGGCCCGCCACGTCGCCTTCGGCCGGCTGTCGCTGCGCGACTTCTATCCGCAGCTCACCCAGAAGGAGCGGGACGAGCGCGAGGAGTTCTGCATCGAGGCCTGCTACCTGATGCGCGACCGCTTCCAGGCCGAGGAGGTGTGGGCGAACCTCGGCCTCGACGTCGACGAGTGCGTCCGCTACCTGGAGAACTCGGAGAGCAACCGGATGTTCACGTCGCTGCTCTTCACCCGCATCGTCCCGATGATCAAGGACATCGGCCTCTGGGGCCCGCGGATCAACAACGCCTTCGCCGACATGGGCGTGGCCGGCTACCAGACCATCGACCTCGAGCAGGTCATGGCCGCCGACGAGCGCACCGCCGACGAGATCGACGAGGAGCGCCTCGCCCAGGTCCAGGAGACCATCGCCGTGGGGGAGAGCGCCGCCTGA
- a CDS encoding MerR family transcriptional regulator, translated as MDDGYPLRMRDLVRLTGASAATIHFYAQQGLLPPSRKTAGNQARYPASTVQRIAWIRGIQQELRLSLRAIGGVLDRWGELGLDEMRTLQIAGRLLEEPDPVASAEEFAAHTDCLTDEDIDTLRRLRMISPAGPPTASDLHLLDLVVAGRRAGFTPEGGFSLENLALYRDAVERIVQEEIARVVGPVLGRYEPQTLRDLVHRGLPIVDQMLALLHRRAVQEEMQRILDHPGLDRATA; from the coding sequence ATGGACGACGGCTACCCGCTGCGAATGCGCGACCTGGTGCGACTCACCGGCGCCTCCGCCGCGACCATCCACTTCTACGCGCAGCAGGGGCTGCTGCCGCCCTCGCGCAAGACCGCGGGCAACCAGGCGCGCTACCCGGCGTCGACGGTGCAGCGGATCGCCTGGATCCGCGGCATCCAGCAGGAGCTGCGGCTGTCGCTGCGGGCGATCGGCGGAGTGCTCGACCGCTGGGGTGAGCTCGGCCTCGACGAGATGCGCACCCTGCAGATCGCCGGCAGGCTGCTCGAGGAGCCGGACCCGGTCGCGTCCGCGGAGGAGTTCGCCGCCCACACCGACTGCCTCACCGACGAGGACATCGACACCCTGCGCCGGCTGCGGATGATCAGCCCCGCCGGACCCCCGACCGCCTCCGACCTCCACCTCCTCGACCTCGTCGTCGCCGGTCGCCGCGCCGGCTTCACCCCGGAGGGGGGCTTCTCCCTCGAGAACCTCGCCCTCTACCGCGACGCCGTCGAGCGCATCGTCCAGGAGGAGATCGCCCGGGTCGTCGGCCCCGTGCTGGGCCGCTACGAACCGCAGACGCTGCGCGATCTGGTCCACCGCGGCCTCCCCATCGTCGACCAGATGCTCGCCCTGCTCCACCGTCGCGCGGTGCAGGAGGAGATGCAGCGCATCCTCGATCACCCGGGATTGGACCGGGCCACCGCCTGA